The following DNA comes from Tistrella bauzanensis.
ATCAGGCGCCGGCCGCAGGCTCAAGGGCGGATCTCACTGCGATCGCGACACATTCCGAAGACCCATTCTGCAACAGGCTCCTGGGCGTCCGACATTTGCCACGACCTGTGATCGCGGCTGATGGCCCCGGCCGCTTTATGTCTCATCCGTCACCACCCGCCGCCTGCAGCACCCAGTCGCGGAACGTCTCGACCGCCGGCTGGCCTGCCTTGGCATCGGGAATGACGATCCAATACGACTGATCCGACACCACCGCCCGGTCGAACAGCACCTCCAGCCGGCCCGATGCCAGTTCATCCTCGACCAGAACCCGTGGCAGCAGGGCGGCCCCCAGCCCCGATGCGGCGGCCTGGGCGATCATGGCGAACTGCTCGAACACCAGCCCGCGCACCGCCTCGGGCGCCTCGATGCCATGCATGGCGAACCAGGCCGGCCATGCGGCCGGCCGGGTCGATTGCTGCAACAGCGGCAGGCGGGCCAGATCGGCCATCGCCAGCCGCCCTTGTGTCAGCCCCGCCGCGTGGCTCGCCCGCCAGACCGGGCTTGCCACCGGCACGATCACCTCGCGCATCAGATGATGGGCGCGCGCCCCCGGCCAGTCGGGGCCGCCGAAATGGATCGCGGCGTCGAACGGCTCCGCCGCGAAGTCGAAGGGGGACAATCGGGTCGCGAAATTGATCGAGATGTCGGGATGCCGCGCGAAGAAATCGGGCAGGCGCGGCACCAGCCAGCGGGTCGCGAAGGTCGGCAGGGTGGCAAGGTTCAGGATCCGCCCGCGCCCGGCCAGCGCCATCACCCGGTGCGTCGCCTCGCCCAGCTCGCCCAGCGCCCGGCGGACATCGGCCAGATACAGCCGGCCGGCATCGGTCAGCATCACGCGCTGGCGCACCCGCACGAACAGCGCCAGCCCAAGCTGCGCTTCGATCTGCCGGATCTGGCGGCTGATCGCGCCCTGGGTCAGGTTCAGTTCGGCCGCGGCACGGGTGAAGCTTTCGTGCCGGGCCGCCGCCTCGAAAGCCAGCAGCGCGCCCAGTGACGGGATCAGGCCACGTTTCGACGGCAGGTCATTCCCAAAACTCATGATCCCCTCAGCTTTCATCGCTTCACCAATGGCCCGCAGCATCGCACACTCAGCCCGCGGTCGCATCCTGATCCCCGCCGGACGGGCCGGAAGCGGCAGTCCGATCCGCGTATCACGCCCCCCGGATGCGACCGCGACCACAGCGCCCAGACGTCCGGCCTTCAGACACACGCTTGCAGGAACGATGCCTCTCATGACCAATCGTCATGCCACCATCCTTCACCGCCTGATCGCGCCGGGTCTTGGCGCGAGCCGGGCCGATGCGCTGCTCGATACCATGGTGGTGCACCCCGCCCTGCTCGGCGCCACCGGCGACAAGGCATCGCGGGCGCTGGTGGCCCAGGCCCTGAACATGCTGCTGTTCGCCGATCTGCTCGACCGGGTGCCGGCGGCAGCCGCCTATGTCGCCTGCCGCATCGCCGCCGGCGGCACGGTGTTTCACGATCATGGCGCCGTGCGCACGGTGGCGATCGCCGGCCAGGGCGCCCTGCCCGGTGGCGAGGCCGCCATCCTGCGCATCCTGGAGCCACTGGGCTATGCCCGCGCCGGCCATTATCCGCTCGACCGTCTGAAGATGACCGGCCGGTCCTATGCCCAGAAGGATATGCCCGAAGACATCGCCCAGTTCTTCATCAGCGAACTGCACCCTGAACGCTTCGGTCCCGAGTTCGAGGCCGTGGTGCGCCGCGTCACCGGCACCGCCCGCGATCCACTGACCCCCGCCGCCGTCGATGCCCTGGCGCGGCTGGCCGCCGAAGGCACCCTGCCGGTGGCCGAGGCCGCGGCGATCCTGCCGGTTCTGGTCGGCTGCTTCGATCGCCAGCACGACATCCCCGCCCTTGCCGACTATGAGGCACTGAAGGCCGCATCGGCCGAAATGGCCTGGATCGCGACCGAGGGCAATGCCTTCAATCACGCCACCGACCGGGTGGCCGATGTCGATAGCCTGGCCGCGGC
Coding sequences within:
- a CDS encoding DUF1338 domain-containing protein is translated as MTNRHATILHRLIAPGLGASRADALLDTMVVHPALLGATGDKASRALVAQALNMLLFADLLDRVPAAAAYVACRIAAGGTVFHDHGAVRTVAIAGQGALPGGEAAILRILEPLGYARAGHYPLDRLKMTGRSYAQKDMPEDIAQFFISELHPERFGPEFEAVVRRVTGTARDPLTPAAVDALARLAAEGTLPVAEAAAILPVLVGCFDRQHDIPALADYEALKAASAEMAWIATEGNAFNHATDRVADVDSLAAAERAAGRPIKDKVEVSGSGRVRQTAYRAAEVARDFRLPDGGVISRVVPGSFYEFITRDPLPDAAAVEAGRRLDLGFDSSNAQGIFKMTTAA
- the gcvA gene encoding transcriptional regulator GcvA, translating into MSFGNDLPSKRGLIPSLGALLAFEAAARHESFTRAAAELNLTQGAISRQIRQIEAQLGLALFVRVRQRVMLTDAGRLYLADVRRALGELGEATHRVMALAGRGRILNLATLPTFATRWLVPRLPDFFARHPDISINFATRLSPFDFAAEPFDAAIHFGGPDWPGARAHHLMREVIVPVASPVWRASHAAGLTQGRLAMADLARLPLLQQSTRPAAWPAWFAMHGIEAPEAVRGLVFEQFAMIAQAAASGLGAALLPRVLVEDELASGRLEVLFDRAVVSDQSYWIVIPDAKAGQPAVETFRDWVLQAAGGDG